A window of Haliscomenobacter hydrossis DSM 1100 contains these coding sequences:
- the fdhF gene encoding formate dehydrogenase subunit alpha: MSLPNLTTTIAFINDKPSAFETGETILQFTRRHWGKDSIPTLCDAPNLEAFGSCRVCSVEIALEKDGPRRTKAACHTLVEPGMFIFTESAAIQKLRKNIIELVLTDHPLDCLTCEVNGNCELQDVAARVGIRKVRYPAGENHLDREKDLSHPYMTSDLSKCILCFRCVRACDEVQGQLVLSVAGRGFESKIVKGFDQSFFESDCVSCGACAQACPTSAISDVYQSKALVGQDKIRTVCTYCGVGCNLEVSVKNDTILSIQAPWDAEVNKGHTCLKGRYAFSFYNHPERLQYPMIRRNGHLERVSWNEVYDFIAAKLSTIRTEYGPNAIAGISSSRCTNEENYLMQKFIRAVIGTNNIDGCARVCHSPTAIGMQRAFGTGAATNSIEDIKFTDCIMVIGANPTEGHPVTGAKLKQFAMKGKTTIVIDPRRTELAKYATHHLQLRPGTNIAVLDMMLYYIIKEGLTNKDFIEARTEGFAAFKDSILNINLDQLEGVSGVPREQVRAAAIAYASANSAMSFHGLGVTEHYQGTFTVMQIANLAMITGNVGRRGCGVNPLRGQNNVQGMADMGVQPYQGAGYFDVTNPDYNRMYEEFYGVNIPIEIGLTIPQMYNAALDGKLKALWIMGEDLVQSDPNTTKVIKALESLDLLVVQEIFMTETARYADVILPAASFLEKEGTFTNGERRIQRVNKVVEPLGETKADGQIMVEMMNRMGYDQAPYTAKGVLEEIARIVPFFAGVKWDELGKQGKQWPVAPDGTDTKILHTDTFKRGKGQFFFREYIESPEIESFQQDYPYILTTNRVLEHYNAGTMTRRTPNVNIVDEDLLLIHPEDAGRHNIAEADWVCIESARGKVDIRAHLSDEVKPGVLSTTFHFPELMVNLVTSDVHDSEAKCPEFKVVAVRIRKARRVAERQTRLLV, encoded by the coding sequence ATGTCATTGCCCAACCTTACCACGACCATCGCGTTTATCAACGATAAGCCCAGTGCTTTTGAAACGGGTGAAACCATCCTGCAATTCACCCGCCGGCATTGGGGTAAAGACAGTATCCCGACCTTGTGCGATGCCCCCAACCTCGAAGCATTTGGCTCCTGCCGTGTTTGTAGTGTGGAAATAGCGCTGGAAAAAGACGGCCCACGGCGCACCAAAGCCGCTTGTCATACCCTGGTAGAACCGGGGATGTTCATTTTTACCGAATCAGCGGCCATACAAAAGTTGCGGAAAAACATCATTGAACTGGTGCTTACCGATCACCCACTTGATTGTCTGACCTGTGAAGTGAACGGCAACTGCGAATTGCAGGACGTGGCGGCTCGGGTGGGTATTCGCAAAGTGCGTTATCCAGCTGGTGAAAATCACCTGGATCGCGAGAAAGACCTGAGCCATCCCTACATGACTTCCGACCTGTCGAAGTGCATTCTGTGTTTTCGCTGCGTACGCGCTTGCGACGAGGTACAGGGTCAATTGGTGTTGAGTGTGGCTGGTCGGGGTTTTGAGAGCAAGATCGTCAAGGGATTTGACCAAAGTTTTTTCGAGTCTGATTGTGTCTCCTGTGGTGCTTGCGCCCAGGCTTGCCCAACTTCGGCCATTTCCGATGTTTATCAATCCAAAGCTTTGGTGGGACAGGATAAAATCCGCACCGTGTGTACCTACTGCGGGGTAGGCTGCAACCTCGAGGTGAGTGTCAAAAACGACACCATCCTCAGCATCCAGGCCCCCTGGGACGCCGAGGTGAATAAGGGACATACTTGCCTGAAGGGGCGTTATGCGTTTTCATTCTACAACCATCCCGAGCGTTTGCAATACCCCATGATCCGGCGAAATGGCCACTTGGAGCGCGTTTCCTGGAACGAGGTGTACGATTTTATTGCAGCAAAATTGAGCACTATCCGTACGGAATATGGGCCAAACGCCATCGCTGGCATTTCTTCCTCGCGGTGCACCAACGAAGAAAACTACCTGATGCAAAAATTCATCCGTGCCGTCATCGGTACCAATAATATTGACGGTTGTGCCCGGGTATGCCATTCGCCTACGGCCATTGGGATGCAAAGGGCGTTCGGCACGGGCGCGGCTACCAATTCCATCGAAGACATTAAATTCACCGATTGCATCATGGTCATTGGGGCCAATCCTACCGAGGGCCACCCGGTAACTGGGGCGAAATTGAAGCAATTCGCCATGAAGGGCAAAACGACCATCGTGATTGACCCGCGCCGGACCGAGTTGGCGAAGTATGCTACCCATCACCTGCAACTGCGTCCCGGCACCAACATCGCGGTGCTCGATATGATGCTCTATTACATCATCAAAGAGGGTTTGACCAACAAAGATTTTATTGAAGCCCGTACCGAAGGTTTCGCGGCATTCAAAGACAGCATTTTGAACATCAATCTCGATCAATTGGAGGGGGTATCCGGTGTTCCCCGGGAGCAGGTACGCGCAGCAGCCATCGCCTACGCTAGCGCCAACAGCGCCATGTCCTTTCATGGCCTTGGCGTTACGGAGCACTACCAGGGTACGTTTACCGTGATGCAGATTGCCAACCTGGCCATGATTACGGGTAACGTGGGCAGACGAGGCTGCGGGGTGAATCCACTGCGTGGCCAAAATAACGTGCAAGGCATGGCCGACATGGGGGTACAGCCCTATCAGGGTGCCGGGTATTTTGACGTGACCAATCCAGACTATAACCGCATGTACGAGGAGTTTTATGGTGTAAACATCCCGATCGAGATCGGATTGACCATCCCGCAGATGTACAATGCAGCCCTGGACGGTAAACTAAAGGCCCTGTGGATCATGGGTGAAGACCTCGTGCAGTCGGATCCGAACACCACTAAAGTCATCAAAGCACTGGAGTCGCTGGATCTGCTCGTCGTTCAGGAAATATTTATGACCGAAACGGCGCGTTATGCCGACGTCATCCTGCCCGCGGCCTCTTTCCTGGAAAAAGAAGGCACGTTCACCAATGGCGAACGCCGCATCCAGCGGGTCAATAAAGTAGTAGAGCCGCTTGGAGAGACCAAAGCCGATGGGCAGATCATGGTAGAGATGATGAACCGCATGGGGTACGATCAAGCACCGTATACGGCAAAAGGTGTGTTGGAGGAAATCGCCCGGATTGTGCCCTTTTTTGCCGGAGTGAAATGGGACGAATTGGGTAAGCAGGGCAAACAATGGCCAGTAGCTCCAGATGGGACGGATACAAAAATCCTGCACACCGATACATTCAAGCGCGGCAAAGGCCAGTTTTTCTTCCGTGAATACATCGAAAGCCCGGAAATTGAAAGCTTCCAGCAGGATTATCCGTATATCCTGACGACCAACCGGGTACTTGAACATTACAACGCCGGTACCATGACCCGCCGGACACCCAATGTGAATATCGTGGATGAAGACTTGCTCCTCATTCACCCGGAAGACGCTGGACGGCATAACATCGCAGAAGCAGATTGGGTATGCATCGAATCGGCGCGGGGCAAAGTAGACATCAGGGCTCACCTGAGCGATGAAGTAAAACCGGGTGTGCTGAGTACAACGTTTCACTTCCCCGAACTCATGGTCAACCTCGTTACCTCAGATGTGCACGATAGCGAAGCCAAATGTCCCGAGTTCAAAGTGGTGGCGGTGCGCATTCGCAAAGCGCGGCGGGTGGCCGAGCGGCAAACCAGACTTTTGGTATAG